The following nucleotide sequence is from Tribolium castaneum strain GA2 chromosome 5, icTriCast1.1, whole genome shotgun sequence.
TTTGATGCATGAAGTACACTAGGAACTATTGGTAACGTTACTAGCCTAGGACTGCTCCAACGCCGAAGCTGTTGAAGAATTACATTCTTTGGTTTATTGTCAACAAACCGAAAAAGTTTCCCACTAGAGCTAAGGCTTTTTCTTATTGAATTACCGATGATTTTGGAAATTGGTTTGTCGAAAACTGAACTCATAATAATAGGGAAAATTAGATCTCTTGTTAATTCTATAAAGGCGCCTGCTCGTTCAGAAGTTATTatacttgtcaaaatttatgttaaattACTGAAATTGAATTCGAAAGTAGGGTGACTACTTCCCTAGTTTTCAGAATAGATATAAcctaattttattgttgtcagGGAGTAGTTTGTTCTGTCCTTGTTTTACTTTTACCTGTTGTAAAGTTTAATGGCTGAATTTATACCGTTGGATTTCCACGCCCCAACTTTTAAACCAATTATGAATTCCGTTGAAATCATATCGACAACAAGAGgaaaactaaacaaataaCTCCTAATTACGTTGCATTCGAGAGTCAAACCCTATAAATTGTGTCAGTTAGGCAAACAATCTTGGCAAAACGTTCCAACGAGATGAACAGAGAGATCTTTTAGTGAAAAGGAGATTTGCGCTGACGTCAGACCAAAGACACTTTTTAGGCCGAAGAAAAATGACTGGAAGGAACGAAAGGAAAATGTGATGAAAGAcatgtttcaaaaatatatataaataaaaaccccATTTTGGCGTTTTTACCACCTGAAAAAATATCGCAACAATTATTCCCcgcaaaaattaatagaaaaacgTCGGCGCGCTCCGCATCACAAGTCGCTCGTGTTGTGAACATGCACATGTCTTCGACCCCATCACCCGATCAATACTCCTAGCGCCTCTCTTTTAATTAGGAGAGCAAGTTTTGGCGCTTGTTCCTCAAAAAGCGTCTGTTGTCGCTCAAAAACCGTGCCCATCATGTCAAAGTTTCATCTCGGTGGAAAATCCGTTGGAACAGCAATTCCGATGCCGTGTCGTTTCTTGCTTGTGTCCGAGCCGAGAGATCAGAAACTCATATCGGGGGAACCCTGATCTGTAAGGGCAGGTGCAGGGGAACACCTGATATCGATCCCACCCACTCTTCACACGCGCGAACCCGTTATTCGATAGCACACGAAAGAGTGCCTCCAAAGAACTGCATCATATTGCGTTTGGTTTCTTGGTTTTACTTCGCGGCTGAAGACCTCTTTGATCCCAGGCTTATATTGTCTGGCTCTCCCCTTGCACAATTTCGTTATGTGAACCGAATCAATGTACTTTGTCTCTAATAAAAGCCGAACACTTTTTCACAAAATGccgatttttcgaaataaccggcacattttttcataaaaacgaaaattcgAAATGCTTTATTTTCGAACCTTGCTTCtctcaaataacaaaaaagttcaaaatacAATCATCTTCTCTCTATCATCCttgagttttttattaataaatccaACTCTCCCATTCAGTTCTGTAGTTCTAGTAGCAGTAGTAGTTCTAGTTCAATCGCTTCTTGTAATTATTCCAGCGGTAAGCAGCAAGTGCGATTCACTGTCACAGAACGTATCATAATGCTATTATCCTTTTAAAGTGTAGCTCAAGAGAAGGAGATATTTGTTACTCCTCAATAGAGGGTAACAGCAAGCAACATATTGTTCGCCAGTTTGTATTACAATGCTCAGAATGTTATAGCAATTACACATTTAAATGAGCGACAAAAACACATACATGTCACATAAAGATGGCTTTCCaaagaatttgaaatttattgaattcGAGTAATTGGCACATGCAGTGAGTTGCGTTTTTGGCGAAAAAATCTAATCTAAACGAGTGTCCCGAGTTCAGAGGTTTACGTCCGTATTGACTAAtagcatttttattgtaatgtgtATAAAGATAATAACGTCGAATTTTTAAAGACGGAGGTTGCCGTAAAGCCAAAAAATATAACCGTAAAAGTTCAGTGCTTGTTATCGGTGGCGACATTTGATCCACCGGTTGTAAATTGCATCTAGCCATCAAATTATCTTTATTAGGttgatataaaatataaaattgcttTGATCTGTGTTCAAAATTGCTCCACTTTACTACATTACACTAATCGATTTTATGAAGCGGCAAGCGGGCAACTATCGACATAAATCACTACAAATTGTTTGAAGAGATGAGCATTTAGTTCCTGTACCTAAATCATTACCGGTAGCTCGTATAGCTAGGCTTAGGCTTAGACTCGCTACATTGTGGGCCAGTTAAAACCTGAATCTGCGCTCACTGATTAAGAGTCCTTGCATTAACATAAGTTGATGTAGTCAAGTACCATTCGTTACCTAACTTAATTGCACAACACTTATAATCGATAATGCATACAAATGCAGTTAAGCCTCGGCCAAAGGTTTAGGTGAGACAGGCCCATAATGAAGTTTAAATTGGAGATTAGATTTTACAGTCAAAGGGTGTTGCATTAGggataataaatttaacgtaaataaattattttgaattgaCTACACCGTATGTATTTTTGACGCTAAATTTAGGCTAACACTGGACCATAAATTACCGTGAAAAATGTGTGATAAGTGATAACTCAGTAtaatggaaaataaaaacatcaaatgacCCACGAGTTTCATCGATTTGCTGCTGGCGTTTACAAAAGTACCTAATGTCTAGatgataaaacattttttactacATATAATGCATGTCCGACTGCTGTGGCTAACAAAAACGCTCTAAAATAGCCTCCCAAACGCCCAGTTTCATCGATTTGTCGCTGGCGTTAGAAAAGAACTTACTatcaaaatgtcaaataatTTCTCGTGGGTAGGCACAGCCTGGAGATATAACTAACCTTTCAAAAACGAACTGAAAATCGGGCTATTTACTGACTTTCTGGTCAGTTTCCGTCTTGTTTACAAGCATGAAGAACAAAACCATTTAATGAAAATGTtcaattgtattatttttaattttactgggAAACCTGGTAATTGAGTGAATGCTGGGTTTAtaaacgaaattaaataatgtcaTAAAGCGTAGGTTTCATGTGTCGCTGAAACGCTTGAGGTCTGTAACCTCTGAAATCGGTTTTCTTAGATACTTCCAGACATTATTTACATCATGTTGCAAAAAATCGTCTCGACTCTGCCCACACTGAAATTTGTTGTTCCAGCTTTAAAACTAACGACTTCAAGTGTTTTTTACACTATTCCTTTTGaacttaatataatttttacaacttgGTGTTCTCGAAATAACGTAGAAAAATTTTCGGAATAATTTAGCTCACGCGTTGGCGTTCACCTCGTTTTTGGTTTGGCGTGGTGAGATTTAGGATACACCCTTAATTTAAGACCACAGAAAGTGGTGGACCGCAAAAGGTTTAGTTAAAGTGGGTATGTGTATATGGTGACAGTGAGAAGGAAATCCAAACAGAATGAAAATGGGAAAAGGAAACATTCGTGCAGAATGTCAAACTGATTTGTTTCGGAAGCAGTTTGGCACAACTTGCTAGATTCAGTTAAAACATTGTTCAAAAAGTGTAATTAAATGTGAAGTTTTTGTACGTTGCGCTGAAACAAATCGCAAAGTTGAACGTAATAACGCCTCACCACAACTCGTGAAATATCCTACATTTGCTCGACAAAGCAGACAAAACGGACTTAAATATTTCATGGTTTCCCACATCACAGGCTCTGCTCGGTTTCAAATGGAAATCTAGATTAGTTAAGTGGATTCAGCTAAGCCCCGGAATATCATAGTCCCAGCCACAGTGAATGCGTAAATAGTGCGTTTACACACGGCCACATGACtcgttttttgaaaagtttattGAAACATCTCGAGCATTCTTATGAAAGTTTCAGTAGTGTTTTTTGCACAAGACGTCACACTTTTTGACGAcaatttaaaagtaatttaaagtttttgtaaCATCTGTTCTTTACGTTCACTCGTAGGATTAATCGTTCACTTTGACAACTTTATGGAAAATCCGGGCTGTTACTTCACGTTTTATAATCTTGCTCATAACCAATCAGAAGAAAACACTGTAATGGGCGTAGGAACGTGTGTTTGTATTGTGTGAACAATAAATCAATGatcaaatcaaaaatatcCTGCAATTAAGCTGctcattttaatttatcgGAATCGAGCCACGAGACAATAGCGCTTTCAGGTGCGCAAAGAGGGGCCAAAGTGTGAATTAGAACCAACAAAGCTTTTGTGTATATTCATTTCAGGGAAAATGTCACAATTCTCTAATTACAACACCGGTTGCGAAGGTAAATTTTCATTCGCAACTGAATTCAGTGCGGCACAATTGTTTAGCACAGGTTCAacaatgaatattttccaaaagTCATTAATGGTAATTGTTGCCACACTTTTCCACCcgttaaaaatagttgtttgtaACAAAAGCGTTCTGTTTTGACCACGTGATGGGAGCACGTGGACGCAGTGGCACGTGAATCGCCGCCGCCTCACCTGCTGATGTAAAATAATATCGATGCAGGAATAGTTTTCCGTGcgttaaaaattttaggtCGTGTTACTGCGCCTCCGTTTTAACGAGGTGAAGTCTGGGGGTGGCAGAGGGTGCAAAGTTATATGTTGTCAACGCGCGTTAGTGTCATCGCCAGTTGTCAGCTCCGCATGTCTACTCACCCCCATCTTCGGTTATGTGGCGTTATTTATGCAATGAAAATGAGCAAAATACCTTTCAGATACCATGCGCACCCTTCAAACTGCCCATTATTACACGAGAAGGCGATGTCATTCCGCGGGAATGGGTCGCAAGCGCCGCCTCACCACTTACAGATAAAGCTAattcgatttaaattttcgcaAGAAAATGCGATCATTTGCTTGACCCGGTTTTTGAGATTTGAAAGTACCGCAAGTGTGATAGTGAAAACGTCGATGTAAAAATAACTATTCACAATTATCCCTCAATGCTCAGTTATTATGTAAAGTCACACCAAAAGACCTAAAGTACCAAAGAAATAAATCTCTTTGCTGAAAAAGCGATGAAACCCCCACATTTATAAAAGGAAACagtaatgaaaataaacagCAATTATTGGACTATTTTTATAAACCTCtaacaattttctaaaaaaagttgttttgatGACTTATTTTTAGCACAAGCTAAACGTGAAAATTACACCTATAAACAACTCGTATGTGTGATAAACTCACGAACCTGTACCTTTTTAATACACGTAAATTAGTGACTAGAACATAGTCCCAATCTATGCAACACGTGAAACTAGAAAATTATTAACCTTCTTATGGGATTACTCAATTTGTCCTATGGCTCCAAACCACAAATCCCTGGGCTAGTAGAAACAATAGAGCTTACGTAACAATTTTAAGCATAATTATTCTGAATACAATAATATCTCGCGACATAAAATAAAGAGAATGATATTTTAGGGAACGGAGACATCTATTACCCAGTTAATATCGCCAAAAACGTTTGTGACTAATTTGTAATTTAGAAGAGGGTACCTGGCGTTGTAAAGAGTTAAAGGCTTCAAAAATGGTCGTTTAAATATGAATGCATTATAGAGAAGGGGATTGAAAATTAACGAATTAATATGATGCTTAGGGAAGAAGACGCTAAACGTTAAGGACGTTCCCTAATTACACTCTAATGGagctaaattaatattagcGACTGCTCGTCATCCACGTCAACCCGAATATCGGTGACAGAAAGGAAAATTAATATATGCCACCACTATACCTACTTATGATAATGAAGATAAATCCTTTCGAAGTTTTTAATAAGTGTTTAAGGGACGAAATTTTCTGCGGTTTACAGAATATTATATTGGAAGTACACGGTTTGCTAAATAAATGACGAAATTATGTAAAAGAATACACTCGATGAATAGTCATGGTGCTGCTTCGGCAAAGTAGAAAATTTAGAACTCGTGACAAACTGTTTGTCTTTCTCGCCCGTAggtttgctttattttaattaagtgcTCGTGTAGCTCGGGGATGCGCCTCAACTCGTGACTAGATAGCGTATTGACAATGTTAAGAAAAAACCTAAACGGTTAGAAACCTTTAAAAATCGACATACAaaatgtattaattaatttatccgTTAATAATTTCCTTCACTTacttcagtttatttttttggagaaattaaataaactggtAACTACGTACAAAGAATACATATTCTTTTcgttcttaaaaaaaattgtggcaaCATTTTCTTCGCTGAAACTTCAGATCACTTGAGTTTAAAACAGACAGTCAGGAAACGTAACTGATGAGGTAGTTATCGCAATAGTTGCCAATTATATTGTAATGCTGTTAATAGCGACGCCATCGAGTATTCGAAGACAACGACAAGTTAAAATTGTTGTCAGCGAAATAGTATTCTTGCGgtcgtttaaaaaatagtggTAAAATCGTTGGAAAGAGCAAATATCTTTGTTGGTTGTGATTAAATCCAACTCGTGCTACACTGCACTCCGCACTACTCACATGATATTTGTATAACTTTTCCACACTCATTATGAAGTATTTTACTATACAATCATCAAATCATCGCCATATTTATTGTTCTAAGTCATTCTGGACGAAAAACTGTAAAACGGCACCTTCTTGGTGCACTCTTATATATCGTAGGTCTAGCGACCTTTCCGATTGGTATGGTTTGAATAAACAATAAGTATCGGTACAGAACGAAACAAGCGTTGGTGTACCATTATAGTAATAGATGTTGGTTTCGAAAAGAGTTTCTATTTGTGAAAAGGGGATTATTTCAGCAGTTCATGTTTAGAGCTTTCAAGAACGAGGGATGACATTATCTGGTCAGTAAATGGGCGTAAAATGGAAACTGGTAGAATTAGATTAAATTCGCTGTGATAGGTAAAAGTGAGGGTTTTAGTGATTGTTGTGATAAGAGGAGTGTGTCCGTGTCGGCGGTCAGAATGATGAGATGAGAGTGGTGCGCGAGCGTAAAGCCGATATTACGCAGCAGCGCAATATCTATGTGGACGGAAAAGTCGTAAGACGTCGTCGTGGTGGCTGgtattattgttgttgtttttttgttgcaaatagAATGGTCTGTTTGTACCTTGCATCGATAGCAGGGGTGCGCGATGGAATAGGTCTGTCCGCAGTCGTATCTGGTGAGGACCTGTGCGTGTCCGCAGGCGATGCGGCTGGCGAGATCGTCCGCCTTGATGAGGGTGTCGAGCATGTCTCTGCATGCCTTTCCGCCGTTGAAGGCGTCTTCGGGCAGGGCCTGGTCGACCGCGTGCTCGCAGCAGTGGCGCATCCGGAGTCCGTGCAGCACGTCACGCCTGCGCTCGGGACCCAAGTCGGGGCCGCACACCTCCTCTTTGTGCGATTCTTGCAAGTAATAAAGGCACTGAGTAGACTTAGTACTGTTGGCGGGGCAGGGCGGCGGACAGAGGGGCCCAAGGTCCGTTCCGGAGGCGGTCTGGGCCTGGGCCGGCGGCGGCGAGCAGACGGCCCACTGGAGGTCGCTCGACGACAGCAAGCTGGAGACGGCCTCGAGCGGCGGGGTGGCGGCGAACGCCAGGCCGGCCATCAGGAGCAGCGACAGGCCCGCGAGGGCCCGGGGCATTCTGCGGGGCAGG
It contains:
- the Mid1 gene encoding uncharacterized protein Mid1 isoform X2; protein product: MPRALAGLSLLLMAGLAFAATPPLEAVSSLLSSSDLQWAVCSPPPAQAQTASGTDLGPLCPPPCPANSTKSTQCLYYLQESHKEEVCGPDLGPERRRDVLHGLRMRHCCEHAVDQALPEDAFNGGKACRDMLDTLIKADDLASRIACGHAQVLTRYDCGQTYSIAHPCYRCKQAYRRWVCSYLVPHFTRADERVRPCLSVCQDVEQQCPYLLPGDWTNQTVPPGETAHPTPQYAGEPTFLCLAYNMPPNLRHYHIKSPQSDSIRPNYYDPKAAPNSNQGLDSFNGTNITKLQKLLKGALANYSYRHGKTTHLIFH